Part of the Robbsia sp. KACC 23696 genome, GCGTGATGATTCTGGAAGAGTTACGTCGTCAAAATTATCATTTATCGCGCACTGCCATTGCCTTGCAAATCCCGAAAACGACTTTGTTCGACAAAATTCGTAAGCACGATATCAAGGACGAAGGGTGACCGGTGGACTGTGGCATCCAGACTCCGTGATTACCCCAGGCCAGCCTTCCTGATTTGTATATATCGAATCATTGGTTCCGTGCCAAAACCCCGTCTATATACTAAAAAACCTAAAAAGAGCGCTATTCCGGGACAACCTGTCCGCCTCTCCACGCAACCTCGCCAAGGCCTTGAACCTCCCGTGACTGCGCGCACCAAAGCCCCTCGAAATAGTGCAATGACTGCTGTCCGCGGGCCAGCTTGCCTTTGTTTCCCGATAGAGAAGCGATGAATTTCAGGCAGTTTCGATATGTAAGCGAGGCCTTGAGTCGACATCTCAATCTGACCGAGGTCGCCAATGCCTTGCAGGCTTCCCAGTCTGGGGTGAGCAAGCAGATCCTCGATTTCGAGGGCGAACTGGGCATCCCTTTATTCGTGCGGCGAGGGCGCCGTTTTGTTGCATTGACGGACGCCGGAACGGCCTTGGTGCCGATGATTCATCGGGTAGCCGAAGGCGTCGAGCGTCTGGTCGAGGAGGCCGCACGGTATGCGCGGGACGAGGGCGGTCGGCTTGTCATCGCGACCACCCATGCCCATGCACGGTACACCTTGCCCTCGGCGATCGAACAATTCCGCGCGCTGCATCCCCATATCGAAATCGCGGTGCGGCAGGCGATGCCGCGTCAGGTCGCGGAGTGGGTCGCGCAGGGCGACGCCGATGTTGGCGTGGCCACGGAATCCTTGGCGGCCGAATCGCGACTGAATACCTTGACGTTCCATTCCTGGCGCTATGTCGTCGCGGTACGACGCGGGCATCCGTTGGCATCGCACCCCTTACCGACGCTCGCCGATATCGCGGCCTATCCGATCATCACGTACGACCGCGACTTCACCGCACGGCAGCATATCGACCGCATGTTTTCGCGAGCCGGACTCGATCCGGAGATCGTCCTGACCGCGCTCGACTCCGATGTCATCAAGGCCTATGTCGAAATCGGACTCGGCGTCGGCATACTGGCAGAGATGGCGATCGATCCCGCGCGTCAGGACGACAAGGAATTTGTCGTCTTCACCGTGCCGGAGCTTTCGCAATCCAACACCGCGTTGATCGCTGTGCGCAGCGGTGCGTCTTTCCGCGAATATGTGTATCAGTTTGTCGAGATGCTCCTTCCCGATCGCGACTGTGTCGAGGTCCGGCGCCAGATGAATGTGCAGGAAAACTGAATAGTGCGGCAGGCATAAGCGGCTTTTATCAAAAGATAAGTAAAGCAGATTTAATTGGTTCACGGGTTTATCGCTTCTCGCGATAGTGGCGGTTCCCAAAGGCGCGTCGACAATGCTAGATCCGATCGCGTCTTCTGGCCGAATCTTTTCGAGACTAAGGTAAATCGTCATGAGCCAGCAGCTTCATTCGATCGAGTCGCGGCGCGCTGCCGCGGATATCAACGTGGCCTCGACGGCCGTCGCGGTGCCTCGTATCGCGCCGCATGCTCTTCGCGCGCTGGTGCAGACGGGCGACGAGCATGCCGTTCTGGACGTGCGTGAAGCGGGCGATGCGTTCGACGCCCATTTGCTGTTTTCGTCGATCGCCCCCGCCGCCCGGCTCGGCCTGGATATCGAACGTCTCGTGCCACTGCGAAGCACGCCGATCGTTATTGTCGACGAGAAGGACGACATTGCTGAGGCGGCGGCCCGGAAACTGGTTCGCTGGGGTTATGAAGATGTGCGTGTACTCGACGGCGGCGTGCAAGGCTGGCGCGCGGCAGGCTTCGAATTGTTCAGCGGCACCAACGTGCCGACGAAAGCATTCGGTGAAGTGATCGAGCATGCATTGCACACGCCGAATATCGATGCGCCCACGCTGAAGCGGCTGCTCGATACCAAAGCCGACGTCGTCGTGCTGGACTCGCGCCCGTTCGAAGAATTTCAACGGATGAGCATACCCGGCGCCTATGACAGCGCCGGTGCGGAGCTTGTCTACCGGGCCTTGGAAGCGGCGCCCTCGCCGGATACGCTGGTCGTCGTCAATTGCGCCGGTCGTACGCGCAGCATCCTCGGTGCACAGTCCCTGATCAATGCGGGCATTCCCAATCCGGTGGCGGCGTTGACCGGCGGCACCATGGCCTGGTTGCTGGAGGGCTTCACGCTGGCGCATCAGGAGATCCGCACGGCGCCGCGCCCCTCCGCCGCGACGCTGGCCAAGGCGCAAGGTCTTGCGGAAGCCGTCGCGTTGAAGGGACGGGTCAGCATCATCGATGCGGAGACCTTGGCCCATTTCGAGTCGGACGCGGCCGCGGGCGCACGTTCCTTGTATAAGTTCGATGTCCGTGACCCGCGCGAATACGAGGCTGGGCATGCGGCCGGTTGGCGTTCCGGCGCTGGAGGGCAGTTGGTTCAGGCCCTGGACGAATATGTGGGGACGCGCCGTGCGCGTATCGTGCTGACCGACACCGATCGCGTACGCGCGCGTTTGACGGCCTCCTGGCTCAATCAGTTGGGCAGTCATGAGGTCTACGTCATCGACGATGTATTGGGCCAGGCGCAGCAGATTGGTCCGGAGCCGGTGACTGTTTTGCGCGATACGGAGGAGCCGCTTGCCTGGATCGAACCCGACGCGTTGGCGCGTCTGCATCCGGTGGGCGGCGCTGCTGCCGGCACGGCGGTCCCGAGCAATACGCAGCGCGTGCTGCTGATCGATGTCGACGACAGTCTGGTGTTCCGCCGCGCCCATATCGCCGGCGCCGTGTTCGTGGCACCCGGCGCGGTGCAGTCCCTGCTGCCGACGCTCCTCGCAAGGCAAGCAGTGGATGCGGTGGTCCTGACATCGCGCGACGGCGTGCTGGCGTCCTTGCTAGCCGCCGACCTCACGCGCGCGGCAAAGACGGACGGGGCCTTAGCGGAAGCGCTGCGCGCGCTGGCATCGCAGGGGGCGCCCGCCATCCAGGTGCTATTGGGAGGGACGCGACGTTGGCAAGCACTGGGTTTGCCTGAAGCGCACGGCGATGAAGGCAATCTGACCGGTCAGGCGGACCGCCGTTATGGCGCCTATGACGTGCCGCGCGAACAGGCCGCAAAGGCCATGGTCGACTATCTGGAATGGGAGCTGCAACTGGTGGAGCAGTTGGCGCGCGACGGCACGTCGAATATGGCGATACGTGATTTCGAGACGCAGACCGCCACGCGCTCGAACGCGGTTTTGCAGACGATCAACGCATCGAGTGGCGCGACTGGCTCGTCCAAGGCAACGCATTCGTTGACGCAATTCGCGAAACAGCACGCCGCGTAGGTGTCGGTGTGAGCGTCGGCATTGGTGTCGGCGGCCTCTAAAGCACGACCAATCGAACGACAAATCACGCGACCCATCGCGCATCGAAGCAAGGTCAGTACAACGGTATTTATGAAGCACGATCACACGACAAGACGGACATTTCTGCGTACGTCCGCGCGCTTTTTTGCGACGGGGGCCACGGCACTCACAGGGTCATTGGCATGGCCGGCCTTGGCGTCCGGGGTGTTGGCCATCGGATCGATGGCAACAAGCACCGCGGCCGAGGCAGCGGACACGGGCGCGCCGGTGCGTGGCGGCCCCATTACCATGGGAATCTATGCGGAGCCGGACTTTCTGACGAACGCCTATTCGTCGGCCGGCCCGCCGTTGTTCGTTTCGACGAAGGTCTTCGACGGTCTGCTCAACTATGACGCGCAATTCAAACCGCAACCGGGTTTGGCCACATCGTGGGAGACGCGCGGCGACGGCCTGGCCATTACGCTGCATCTGCGCCAGGGCGTCAAATGGCACGATGGCAAGCCGTTCACGTCGTCGGATGTCGCCTGGACCCTCCTGAATGTCTGGAAGACGCTGCATCCTCAGGGGCGCACGACATTCGCCAATGTGACATCGGTCGATACGCCGGATGCGCACACGGTGGTGCTGCATGTCAGCGAGCCATCGCCGTATATCTTGAACGGCTTGCACGCGGCCGTCGCGCAGGTCTTGCCGAAGCATTTGTACGAAGGGCGCGACGTGATGACGAATCCGGTCAACAACGCCCCCGTCGGTACGGGACCGTTCCGCTTCAAACAATGGCAACGCGGGAGTTTCGTCGAACTTGAACGCAACCCGGCATATTGGCAGGCTGGTTTGCCCTATCTCGATACGCTGTATTTTCGCTTCTATCCGGATACGGCGGCGGCCAGTGCCGCGCTGCAGACCGACGCGATTCAATTGGGAACCAATGAGATCTTTCCGCAGATCGATCTCGAAAGACTCGGGAAATTGCCGAATCTGCGTCTCGTTTCGGGGGATTCGCCATTGACCGCAATGGCGCTTAATCTGGACTTCAATCTGGATCGGCCGGTATTCAAAGATGTGCGCGTCCGTCAGGCAATTTACCATGCCATCGATCCGAACTTTATCGTCAAGAATATCTACTTCGGTTTCGCGAAGCCGGCATACGCGCCATTGCCGGACTCGCTGCCGCAGTTCTTTACGAACGATGTCGCGCGCTATCCCTACGATCTCGATACCGCCAACGCCTTGCTCGACGCCGCGGGGTTCAAGCGCGGTGCGGGTGGCGTGCGTTTCGACCTGACGCTCGACTCGAATCCGAAGCCGGCAATGATGCAGGTTTCGCAATATCTGCGCGCGGCGCTGTCACGCGTGGGAATACGGGTCACGCTGCAGCCCGAAGATTTCGGTACGTATGTGAAGCGCATCTATACGGATCGCACCTTCGATCTGGGTCTGGTGCTGGGGAATGTCGGCCCTGATCCGGTCATCGGTATTCAGCGTTTCTACGCATCGAGTAGCTTCAAGCCCGGCGTGCCGTTTTCGAATGGGGATCATTACATGAACCCCGAGGTGGATCGCTTGTTGAAGGCGGGCGCGACGCAGACCGACCCCGCCAAACGCCGCGATACCTATGTCGCGTTTCAGCAGATCGTGCAGAAGGACCTGCCGCGCTTGCCGCTCGTCTCGCTCGTGCTCAGCGTGCTGTACGACAAGCGGCTGCATAATTTGAACGATATCGTCACCGCCTACTATGGCAACTTCGCCACCGTGTACCGGGCTGCGGCGTAGGCTGAACTTGGCTTGACGGGACGTCGTGCGGGTGTGCGCCGTGCGATGGGACGTCGCGTTAACGCTTTACGCCGTGAACGGGCAGGCGCGCCATGAAGCAGGTGCCGTCGATCGATGACGACGTCACGCGGATTTCGCCGCCATGCGCATCCGCGATTTGCTTGCAGATAAACAAGCCGAGCCCGAGGCCACCACCGGATACGCTTTCCGGCGGCCGCCAATAGGGTTCGAACACCTTTTCCAGACTATCCGGCGCGATCGACTTCCCGCCATTGCTGACGGACAAAACGAGATAGTCGTCTTCGATGCCACCGGTGACGACGATCGGGATATCGTGCGCGCCATGCTTGATCGCGTTGCCGAGCAGATTCGAGAGCAGCTGCTGCACGCGCACGCCGTCGCAATGGACCACGCTGTCCAATTGAATACGATCCCGTATCGTAATTTCGGGATAAGTATCGCGCAGCTCGGCGACGACATTGTGCAGCGCATCTTGCAGATCGTCGCTGGGGCGGATATCGACGCCGATGCCCGAGCCCATTCGCCCCCGTGCGAAGTCCATCACATCGTCGATCAAGCCGGCCATGCGACGGACCACGGTCTTGAGCCGAAGCCCCAGCTTCACCGTATCGGGTTCTTTGGATTGCTTGATCAAAAGCGCCGCGGTGGCATTCACGGCATTCAGCGGATTGCGCAGATCGTGGCCTAAAACGGCGATGAACTGTTCGCGCAGCTCGGCCGTTCGCCGTTCATTTGACAGCGCGAGGTCGTTTTCATCTTGTGTTTCCTCGTTCTCCAGCTGCGAGGCGATGAGCATCGCATACGCTTGGAACATATTGACGGTACGGTCGTCGGCTAGATCGCGCGGGTGCGGATCGATCGCACATAGATTCCCGAAATAGCGGCCATCCGAAAAGATGATCGGGACGGAGATATAACTTTGAAGGTTATAAATCCTCGCCGTGTGATGACCGCAATAGACCGGACTCTCATCGAAGTGGTCGATGACGATCGGCTCGCGTGCCGCGCGAGACTCGAAACAAAGTGTCGTCTTCAATTCCAGTTGACTGCCGGCTTTCAGGCCGAAGTCGATCGGGTCGTGCACCGCGCAGGCTGTCCAGGTCGTGTCGGTCACCCGTGCCACCGCCGCGAATCCCATCTGCGTTTTGTCGCAGATAAAACGCAAGATACCGGGCACCGCGCTCACGCGTGCCACTGCCGCCACATCGGCGGCAATCGCTTCCGGCGAATCGGGATCGGGAAAGGACGGGTTCTGCATGCAGGCGATCTCTAAAAATCAGGGCTTGCCTCATCGATACGGCAGATGATCGAGCGTCATCGCGACGCGCTACATTGCAAATGCGCCTTCCCGCCCTGGAAAGACGACGCGGCTATTTTTGAAAGAAGACTGACCATACCACATTGTGCGATTGTACTCGGCCTGGCCGATCCCCCTTTCGGATCGCCCTTCATCGATGCGGGAAAAAAGCGGCCGGCCTGCCGCCGATGCGGTGCGCGCCGAAGTTTCCGCTGAAATGGCATGATGATGGAGCGTCTTCAATCGCTCGGCCAAAGGAAGCTTACATCTTGAAATTAAACGAAAAGACGGCAAAAGAGCGCGGTTTCGAAACCGTATCGACCACGGCGGATACGTCCTTTGCTGCCACGCACCCCGTTGTGCGTGCCTTCGATCGGTTTGCAAGCGCGGTGACGCGCTGGACCGGGTCGCCCGTGGTTTTCTGCTCGGCGATCCTCCTGGTGATCGTATGGGCAATAACGGGGCCGGTTTTCCATTATTCGAATGGATGGCAGTTGGTGATCAACACCGGCACGACCATCGTGACGTTCTTGATGGTGTTTTTGATTCAGCAAAGCCAAAACAAGGATAGCATTGCGGTGCATTTGAAGCTGAACGAGTTGATCGCCTCGCATCGCGCGGCCGACAATCAGTTGATCGGCATCGAAGACGCGCCCGAGCAAAGCCTGCGCAAGCTTGCCGCGTATTATGCCGATCTGGCGGATCTGGCCGAGAAGGGAGCCAAAAAGCCCGAAACGATGCAGGGTCACGTTGCCGACTTGCTCCGCGAGGACGCGGATCGAAAGATCATCGTGAAAGACGAGCCGATTTAATCGAAGAAAGGCATGGCGAACAGCGACATAGAATCCATCGGCGACTTGGCGATTTTCGCCTTGGTGGCGCAGCATAAGGGCTTTCGACAAGCGGGTCGGGCCAGCAATCTATCGGCATCGGCGTTGAGCGAGGCGGTACGGCGACTCGAAAATCAACTCGGTATCCGGCTGTTGTTGCGCACGACGCGCAGCGTGGCGCCAACCGAGGCTGGCACCGTGTTGTTGCAGCAATTGGCGCCAGCGCTGCGCGATGTGCGTACCGCCGTCGACAGCCTGAACGAATTGCGGGATAAGCCGCGCGGCACCTTGAAGCTGAACGTGCCGGTGGTGGCGGCCCGGCTTTTTTTGCCGCCGATCGTCGAGGCCTTTATCGCCGCCTATCCCGAAATCGTCGTCGATATCGTGATCGACAACAATTTCGTCGATCTGGTGGCGAGCGGCTGCGATGCCGGCATTCGCTATGAGGAGCGCCTGGAGCAGGACATGATCGCCGTGCCGATCGGTCCGCGCCGCCAGCGGTATGCCTTGGCGGCCGCGCCTGCTTATCTGGAAAAACATGGCGTGCCGGCACATCCGAAGTCCTTGTTGGAACATGCGTGCATGCGCGGCCGATTTCAGAGCGGTGTGATGACGCCGTGGGAATTCGAGAAAGACGGACAGTTGCTGAGCGTCGATGTCCGCGGGCCGTTGATCGTCACGCCCACCGTCTCGGATATGGCGGTCAGCGCCGCCGTCCGTGGCCTCGGGCTGATCTATCTTTTCGAGGAATGGCTGCTACCGCATCTCGACACCGGCGCATTGGTGCCGGTCCTGGAAGAGTGGTGGTTGACGTTTCCCGGACCGTCTCTGTACTACCCGGGGCGCCGGCATTTGCCCGCGCCGCTTCGCGCCTTCGTCGATTTCATTCAATCTCCGGCCTGTCCCAAAGACGATCGATACGGTTGATAACGGCGGTTGTTGCGCAGGCAAGGAAGCGCCTCGTCCGTTCCAGCGTCGCGGCTGCGTGACTGATCTGTATCGCGATGTTAGAATCGAGATCGTTTTACGCGGGGGGGCCCGCGCAGCGATACGTCGCGGTCCCGACCACTCCGTTGTCGCGGGTGTTTGGAGGAATCGATGGGACGCAAATTCATACGGAAGAACGACAAGACCGATTGCAATGGCATTGTGTTGGACGGCGTGGGCGAGTCATCCTTCACCGGGCAGCCGCTGTCCTATATCGGCGCACCGGTATCCTGCCCGGCGTGTCATTCGCAAGGCGTGATAATCAGTGACGGCGGCCAGCACACCGTCACGATGATGGGCAAGCAGGTGGCGCTCGAAAACGATCTCTGCCAGTGCAAATGCACACCACTGCCGAAGTTGGTGGCGTCGCAGGATATGGGTTCGCTGAGTGGCTGAGCTGATCGATTCAATGCGCCTTGACCTTCAACCGCGCCGCATGCAATAGCGGTTCGGTATAGCCACTCGGTTGGGCGCGTCCCTCGTGAATCAGCGCATGCGCCGCTTGGAAGGCCAGCGATGTCTCCAGGTTCGGTGCCATCGGCCGATAGAGCGGGTCGCCCGCATTCTGTTTGTCGACCACCGCCGCCATCCGTCCCAGCACCGCATCGACACGCGCTGCATCGACGACGCCATGACGCAGCCAGTTCGCAATATGCTGGCTGGAAATGCGCAAGGTCGCACGGTCTTCCATCAGGCCGACGTCATGAATGTCCGGCACTTTCGAACAGCCCACGCCCTGATCGACCCAGCGCACCACATAGCCGAGAATACCTTGCGCATTGTTCTCCAGCTCGCTATCGATCTCGTCGTCGCGCCATTGCGCGGCAGGCACGACCGGGATCGTCAGCAGATCGTCCAGCAGCGCCTCGCGCGACGCGGCTAGCGACGGACCTTCGAGCGCGCTCTGTACCGCTTGCACGTCCACCTGGTGATAGTGCAGCGCGTGTAGCGTCGCGGCCGTGGGTGAGGGCACCCACGCGGTGTTCGCCCCGGCCTTCGGCTGCGCGATCTTTTGCTCCAGCATCGCGTGCATCAAATCGGGCATCGCCCACATCCCTTTGCCGATCTGCGCGCGACCGCGAAGCCCGCAGGCGAGTCCCACCGCCACATTATTGCGTTCGTAAGCGGCAATCCATTTGCTGGACTTGATCTCCCCCTTGCGCATCATCGGACCCGCTTCCATGGCCGTATGCATTTCGTCGCCGGTACGATCGAGGAAGCCGGTGTTGATGAAGGCCACGCGGTCCGCCGCTTCCGCAATGCTGGCCGCCAGATTGACGCTGGTACGGCGTTCCTCGTCCATGATGCCCATCTTGATCGTGTTGCGGGGCAGGTCGAGCAGGTCCTCCACGCGTTCGAACAGTTCGCGCGCGAAAGCCACTTCGGCGGGGCCATGCATCTTCGGCTTGACGATATAGATGGCGCCCGTTCGCGAATTGCCGAGCGTGGCATCGGCTGCCGTCGTCGCACCGGAGGCGATATGACGACCGCGTCGATGGTCGGGCAGCGCGCACAGTACCGTCATGATCGCATCGAGCACGCCTTCCGGGATCTCGTTGCCGGTCGCATCGCGTATCGCCGGATTCGTCATCAGGTGCCCGACATTCCGGACGAACAGCAGCGATCGGCCATGCAGCGTCAGCGGGCGCCCATCGGCGCCGATGTAGTGGCGGTCCGGATGCAATGCGCGCGTGAAGGTCTTGCCGCCTTTCTGCATCTGCTCCGTCAGCGTGCCGCGCATCAGACCGAGCCAGTTGCGGTAGAGCTGCGTTTTATCCGCGGCATCGACAGCCGCGACCGAGTCTTCGCAATCGATGATCGTCGTCAACGCCGCTTCCACGACGATGTCCTTGACGTGCGCGCGGTCGGTGCGTCCGATGCGGTCTTCCGCATCGATCTGGATTTCCACATGCAAGCCATGGTGCTTCAGCAGTATCGCCGACGGCGACGCGGCATCGCCTTGATAGCCGACGAATTGCTCGGGAACGCGGAGCGCGCGATAGCCTGACGACTGCTCTGCAAGCAGCGCACCGTCGGCGATGCGATACGCGGTGACATCGGCATGCGAGCCTGTCGCGAGCGGTGCGATCTCGTCGAGGAAACGTCGACCGTAGGCGACGACCCGCTCACCGCGGATCGGATTGAACGCGGGATGGGCCGTCGTTGCGCGCGTCGCACCGTCATCCTCCGGCAAGGCGTCGGTGCCGTACAGTGCGTCGTAGAGGCTGCCCCAACGCGCGTTCGCCGCATTCAGCGCGTAACGCGGATTGGACAGCGGCACGACCAACTGCGGCCCCGCCTGTTCGGCGATCTCGGTATCGACACCCGAGGTGCGTGCCTGGACTTGCGCCGGCGGCGGCACGATATAGCCGATCTGCTCCAGGAAGGCGCGATACGCTGCCATCGGCGCACCGGCGGCAATGGGCCCCGGATGGGCGCGATGCCATTCGTCGATGGCAGTCTGCAGGCGGTCCCGTTCCGCGAGCAGGGCGCGATTTTTCGGTGCGAGATCGTGAACGATGGCGCTGACGCCACGCCAGAACGCTTCCGCTTCGATGCCACTTCCAGGCAGTGCCTCGGTCTCGACGAATTGGGCGAGCACGTCGGCGACGTGCAGGCTGTCACGGGGGGAATGCGATGCCATGGCGGGCTCCCTGAAGATGGATAAGTCTTGAAAACGGAAGGAAAAATCGAGAAACGCAGGCGATACGGTCGATAGCGGGCCGAAAGTGGGCCGAAGTGAACCAAAGCGGGCCACGGTCCGATGAGGAACGCATCGCGATGACGACGATTCTGGCGGGGCGCGGACGGAATGTCGATGGGACGCGGTAGTGGTCGTACCAGTTTTTCTGCCATCGCCGCCCACATCCGGCACTATCATGGGCGAGCTGGTCATACCAGTCGTGCGATGTAGCGTGCGACGCCCGTGGAGATCCGGATGGACGGCAGTTCCGAAATCGTGGCAACGAAGGCATCGGCCGCATCGACGCTCGCGCCGATGCCGAACGCCCCCGAGCGCCCCTCGGTAGTAGCGGTGGCGCCCACGGCCGCGACGACGCGGACGGCCGGGCGGGCCAGCGGACAGCTCGCGGACGCCGTTGCCGAACGCATCGAGCGACTGATTGTCGACGGCGTGTTGAAGACCGGTCAGCCGCTGCCGTCCGAGCGCCGGCTGGTCGAGAAGCTCGGTGTCTCGCGCACGGCGTTGCGCGAAGGGCTCAGCGTATTACGGGCGCGGGGCATCATTCAAACCGATCACGGCAAGGGCAGCTTTGTCGCGAATTTGAGCGGCCGCGCGGAAGCCTCGCCGTTGATGTATTTGCTCGGCGCGCAACCACGGACGCTCTATGATCTGTTCGAGGTGCGCAGCCTGCTGGAAACCGAGGCGGCCCGATTGGCGGCGCTACGCGGCACGCCGGCCGACCATGTCATGATCACGCGTCGCTATCAGGAGATGCTCGCGGCGCATGAGGGCAACGTACCGCCGTCGGAGCACGCGCAGCGGGATCATGCCTTTCATCTCGCGATCTGCGAGGCATCTCATAATTCGGTGCTGGTGCATACGCTCAGTGCCTTGACGGACTTGATGCTGTGCTCGGTGTTTGCCTGTGTCAATAATCTGTATCACCGCGATCCGTACAAGCGCGCGATCGACGCACAACATACGCGCTTGTATCGGGCAGTGATCGCGAAGGATCCGGACGAGGCGCGGCAGGCGGCTGCCGATCATATCGCCAGCGTCTGCGCGAGTTTGAAAGAAATCGAGCAGGAGGAGCAGCGGCTCGTACGCGCCACGTTGCGGCTCGAAGGCTGGCGCTAGCGGCTAGCCGCTAGCTCAGGCGCTGCGTTCGATCGGTTCGACCGGCCGCCCGCTGGCGGTCCACGCGTCCAGACCGCCTTTCAGGGCGCGGATATTGCCGAGATT contains:
- the glcC gene encoding transcriptional regulator GlcC, coding for MDGSSEIVATKASAASTLAPMPNAPERPSVVAVAPTAATTRTAGRASGQLADAVAERIERLIVDGVLKTGQPLPSERRLVEKLGVSRTALREGLSVLRARGIIQTDHGKGSFVANLSGRAEASPLMYLLGAQPRTLYDLFEVRSLLETEAARLAALRGTPADHVMITRRYQEMLAAHEGNVPPSEHAQRDHAFHLAICEASHNSVLVHTLSALTDLMLCSVFACVNNLYHRDPYKRAIDAQHTRLYRAVIAKDPDEARQAAADHIASVCASLKEIEQEEQRLVRATLRLEGWR